Proteins encoded together in one Falco peregrinus isolate bFalPer1 chromosome 2, bFalPer1.pri, whole genome shotgun sequence window:
- the GPR78 gene encoding G-protein coupled receptor 78 yields MDLAGVLLALLLVLVLVVSLLSNLLVLLCFVYSTEIRKQVAGVFLVNLSFCNLLLTVLNMPFTLLGILRNQQPLGGCVCKAVGFLETFLTSNTMLSMAALSIDKWIAVVFPLSYTSKMRYKDAVILMGYSWLHSLTFPLVSLFYSWVDYSSVYASCTLHLKEETERRRFTVFTIVFHSTSFMLSLVILCFTYLKVLKVARFHCKRIDIITMQTLVLLVDIHPSVKQRCLNEQKRRRQRATKKISIFIGSFVICFGPYIITRLIELLPFVTINYYWGIISKCLTYSKAASDPFVYSLLRQQYKKVLINIVNRILKRDLYPSSGYNSSLDTENDYCLHRTN; encoded by the exons ATGGACTTGGCAGGCGTGCTGCTGGCGCTGCTCCTCGTGCTGGTGCTGGTTGTCTCTCTGCTCTCCAACCTCCTGGTACTGCTATGCTTCGTCTACAGTACGGAGATCCGCAAGCAGGTCGCCGGGGTTTTCCTGGTGAACTTATCCTTTTGCAACCTGCTCCTCACCGTCCTGAACATGCCTTTTACGCTGCTGGGGATCCTGAGGAACCAGCAGCCCCTCGGGGGCTGCGTCTGCAAAGCGGTGGGTTTCCTGGAAACTTTCCTGACTTCCAACACGATGCTGAGCATGGCAGCTCTCAGCATCGACAAATGGATTGCCGTGGTGTTCCCCTTAAGCTACACCAGCAAGATGCGGTATAAGGATGCTGTGATACTGATGGGCTACTCGTGGCTCCACTCCCTCACGTTCCCCTTGGTATCCTTGTTTTACTCGTGGGTAGATTACAGCAGCGTTTATGCCTCTTGCACCTTGCACCTGAAGGAAGAGACGGAGCGGAGAAGGTTTACAGTGTTCACCATCGTCTTTCACTCCACCAGTTTCATGCTGTCGCTGGTGATTTTGTGTTTCACCTATTTAAAGGTGTTGAAAGTTGCCCGGTTCCACTGCAAGCGAATAGACATTATTACCATGCAGACTCTGGTTTTGCTGGTGGATATCCACCCCAG TGTGAAGCAGCGCTGTCTGAACGAGCAGAAACGGAGGCGGCAGCGGGCTACcaagaaaatcagtatttttatagGGTCGTTTGTGATCTGTTTTGGTCCTTACATTATTACCAG GTTGATAGAGCTCCTTCCTTTTGTTACCATAAATTACTACTGGGGAATCATAAGCAAGTGCCTCACCTACAGTAAGGCTGCATCAGATCCATTTGTTTACTCACTTTTACGTCAACAGTACAAAAAAGTTCTGATCAACATCGTCAATAGGATACTTAAGAGGGACCTATATCCGTCATCGGGGTACAACAGCTCTCTCGATACTGAAAACGATTACTGCTTGCACAGAACAAATTAA